A part of Odontesthes bonariensis isolate fOdoBon6 chromosome 23, fOdoBon6.hap1, whole genome shotgun sequence genomic DNA contains:
- the coa3a gene encoding cytochrome c oxidase assembly factor 3 homolog, mitochondrial, whose product MADKTPPKSDAPFASRIDPIKESLSREQMHFIRQVELEQWKKKTSKLRTRNVVTGLAIGALVVGIYGYTFYSVSQERIMDEMDEEAKQARLQGPKSGAN is encoded by the exons ATGGCTGACAAGACGCCTCCGAAGTCTGATGCTCCCTTTGCTTCCAGGATAGATCCGATTAAAGAAAGTCTTTCACGCGAACAGATGCATTTCATCAGACAAGTAGAGCTTGAACAGTGGAAGAAGAAAACATCAAAGCTCCGGACGCGAAACGTTGTGACGGGACTCGCCATCGGAGCGCTCGTGGTGGGAATCT ACGGCTACACATTTTATTCGGTCTCCCAGGAACGGATCATGGATGAGATGGATGAGGAGGCCAAGCAAGCAAGACTGCAGGGACCAAAGTCTGGTGCCAACTGA